From Apium graveolens cultivar Ventura chromosome 9, ASM990537v1, whole genome shotgun sequence, the proteins below share one genomic window:
- the LOC141684385 gene encoding protein kinase STUNTED-like isoform X1: MTVENVINKNVLVGIRLDEHTKELLDWALVKVADPGDRVIALHVCRNSVQDSSLKEDLDHILDEYDGLCMKRKIDLTGEVLKGPSLRKVLVREAKSRAAMAVIVGISKPHRLGGWASLAKYCAKNLPITTEVLAFHNGKVVYRRSATSNLPGFLRDPKPSIHFNKTPASRDGQSEYGDSELSELGRNSHEGISSCEDGWRDSKHEDLGSFEGHRKSLSALSTSSDLVQQRPGWPLLRAASIASPPIHEARKMSVVSWVMSLPNRSCSPRTPGSASSLDSIKMEFFLGRDSSNLGNSGDYDDSSKGSCEIPEALELLKTNSSGTKWFSYDVLKNSTCQFSSGYIIGRGGCNSVYKGILPDGKPVAVKISKSSKEAWEDFSQEVDIMTSLNHENITPLLGVCVEEKNLYSVYDYMALGDLEENLSNKNKVLSWEVRFGIALGIAEALNYLHNQCSQPVIHRDVKSSNILLTEDYKPMISDFGLAIWGPTNASFITHTDVVGTFGYLAPEYFMYGKVSDKIDVYSFGVVLLELLSGKKAIVSESPKGQESLVMWAKQKLESGDLISILDDNLDKNVEKEQVQRLALAAVLCLTISARLRPKMSQILKILRGEKDLESRSEVQNYSDDQINNDDEVYPESSVESHISLALLDVDEDSISFSSTEPSSCRSLEGYLKGRWSRSLSLD, translated from the exons ATGACAGTAGAGAATGTTATCAACAAAAATGTTTTGGTTGGAATTCGATTGGATGAACATACAAAGGAGCTTCTTGATTGGGCTCTTGTGAAAGTTGCTGATCCTGGAGACCGTGTCATTGCACTTCATGTTTGTCGAAATTCGG TACAAGATTCAAGTTTGAAAGAGGATTTGGATCATATTCTTGATGAGTATGATGGATTGTGCATGAAAAGAAAG ATAGATCTTACCGGAGAAGTCTTGAAAGGGCCTTCGTTGCGGAAAGTTCTGGTGAGAGAAGCAAAAAGTCGAGCAGCCATGGCTGTAATTGTGGGGATTAGTAAACCTCACAGGTTGGG gGGTTGGGCTTCTCTTGCTAAGTATTGTGCAAAGAACCTGCCTATCACTACTGAAGTCCTGGCCTTCCATAATGGGAAGGTTGTCTACAGAAGGTCTGCCACTAGTAACTTGCCGGGTTTTCTGAGAGACCCGAAACCAAGTATTCATTTTAATAAAACCCCCGCCTCAAGAGATGGGCAATCTGAATATGGTGACTCTGAGTTGTCAGAACTAGGAAGGAACAGTCACGAGGGGATTTCAAGTTGTGAAGACGGATGGCGAGACTCGAAACATGAAGACTTGGGATCTTTTGAAGGACATCGGAAATCTCTGAGTGCACTTTCAACCTCTTCGGACCTTGTTCAGCAGAGGCCTGGTTGGCCTTTACTCCGAGCAGCTAGTATAGCAAGTCCGCCAATTCATGAAGCCAGGAAAATGTCGGTGGTCAGCTGGGTAATGAGCTTACCAAACAGGTCTTGCTCGCCACGAACACCAGGGTCTGCCTCAAGTTTGGATTCAATCAAGATGGAGTTTTTTCTAGGAAGAGACAGCAGCAACTTAGGGAACAGCGGTGACTATGATGATAGTTCAAAGGGTAGTTGTGAGATACCAGAAGCTCTCGAGCTTCTCAAAACAAACTCATCTGGTACCAAGTGGTTCAGTTACGATGTTCTGAAAAATTCCACCTGTCAATTTTCTTCAG GATATATAATTGGAAGAGGCGGGTGTAATTCTGTGTACAAGGGAATTCTTCCTGATGGCAAACCGGTGGCTGTAAAGATTTCTAAATCATCTAAAGAAGCATGGGAAGATTTCTCTCAAGAGGTTGATATAATGACCTCCCTGAATCATGAAAACATAACGCCTCTACTTGGTGTCTGTGTGGAAGAAAAGAATTTATATTCCGTGTATGATTATATGGCTTTAGGAGATCTGGAGGAAAATCTCAGTAACAAGAACAAAGTTTTATCATGGGAAGTAAGGTTTGGAATAGCTCTTGGTATAGCTGAAGCTTTAAACTACTTGCACAATCAGTGTTCTCAACCTGTCATCCATAGAGATGTCAAATCTTCAAACATTCTACTCACCGAAGATTATAAACCAATG ATATCTGATTTCGGGCTTGCGATATGGGGACCTACAAATGCATCATTCATAACTCATACTGATGTAGTAGGAACATTCGGCTATCTGGCTCCAGAATATTTTATGTATGGGAAAGTTAGTGACAAGATAGATGTGTATTCTTTTGGCGTTGTTCTTCTAGAATTACTGTCTGGGAAAAAGGCAATTGTTTCTGAGTCTCCCAAGGGTCAAGAAAGCTTGGTGATGTGG GCAAAGCAAAAATTAGAAAGTGGAGATCTGATCAGCATATTGGACGATAACTTGGATAAAAATGTTGAGAAGGAACAAGTTCAAAGGTTAGCTCTGGCTGCAGTTCTCTGTCTCACAATATCAGCTCGGCTTCGTCCTAAAATGAGCCAG attctgaagatCTTAAGAGGGGAGAAAGATTTAGAATCTAGATCTGAAGTTCAAAATTATTCAGATGATCAGATAAATAACGATGATGAAGTTTATCCAGAGTCAAGTGTGGAGTCACATATAAGTCTTGCATTACTTGATGTTGATGAAGACTCAATCTCATTCAGCAGTACTGAACCAAGTAGCTGCCGGTCGCTGGAAGGATACTTAAAAGGAAGATGGAGTAGATCATTAAGCTTAGATTAG
- the LOC141684385 gene encoding protein kinase STUNTED-like isoform X2: MAVIVGISKPHRLGGWASLAKYCAKNLPITTEVLAFHNGKVVYRRSATSNLPGFLRDPKPSIHFNKTPASRDGQSEYGDSELSELGRNSHEGISSCEDGWRDSKHEDLGSFEGHRKSLSALSTSSDLVQQRPGWPLLRAASIASPPIHEARKMSVVSWVMSLPNRSCSPRTPGSASSLDSIKMEFFLGRDSSNLGNSGDYDDSSKGSCEIPEALELLKTNSSGTKWFSYDVLKNSTCQFSSGYIIGRGGCNSVYKGILPDGKPVAVKISKSSKEAWEDFSQEVDIMTSLNHENITPLLGVCVEEKNLYSVYDYMALGDLEENLSNKNKVLSWEVRFGIALGIAEALNYLHNQCSQPVIHRDVKSSNILLTEDYKPMISDFGLAIWGPTNASFITHTDVVGTFGYLAPEYFMYGKVSDKIDVYSFGVVLLELLSGKKAIVSESPKGQESLVMWAKQKLESGDLISILDDNLDKNVEKEQVQRLALAAVLCLTISARLRPKMSQILKILRGEKDLESRSEVQNYSDDQINNDDEVYPESSVESHISLALLDVDEDSISFSSTEPSSCRSLEGYLKGRWSRSLSLD, encoded by the exons ATGGCTGTAATTGTGGGGATTAGTAAACCTCACAGGTTGGG gGGTTGGGCTTCTCTTGCTAAGTATTGTGCAAAGAACCTGCCTATCACTACTGAAGTCCTGGCCTTCCATAATGGGAAGGTTGTCTACAGAAGGTCTGCCACTAGTAACTTGCCGGGTTTTCTGAGAGACCCGAAACCAAGTATTCATTTTAATAAAACCCCCGCCTCAAGAGATGGGCAATCTGAATATGGTGACTCTGAGTTGTCAGAACTAGGAAGGAACAGTCACGAGGGGATTTCAAGTTGTGAAGACGGATGGCGAGACTCGAAACATGAAGACTTGGGATCTTTTGAAGGACATCGGAAATCTCTGAGTGCACTTTCAACCTCTTCGGACCTTGTTCAGCAGAGGCCTGGTTGGCCTTTACTCCGAGCAGCTAGTATAGCAAGTCCGCCAATTCATGAAGCCAGGAAAATGTCGGTGGTCAGCTGGGTAATGAGCTTACCAAACAGGTCTTGCTCGCCACGAACACCAGGGTCTGCCTCAAGTTTGGATTCAATCAAGATGGAGTTTTTTCTAGGAAGAGACAGCAGCAACTTAGGGAACAGCGGTGACTATGATGATAGTTCAAAGGGTAGTTGTGAGATACCAGAAGCTCTCGAGCTTCTCAAAACAAACTCATCTGGTACCAAGTGGTTCAGTTACGATGTTCTGAAAAATTCCACCTGTCAATTTTCTTCAG GATATATAATTGGAAGAGGCGGGTGTAATTCTGTGTACAAGGGAATTCTTCCTGATGGCAAACCGGTGGCTGTAAAGATTTCTAAATCATCTAAAGAAGCATGGGAAGATTTCTCTCAAGAGGTTGATATAATGACCTCCCTGAATCATGAAAACATAACGCCTCTACTTGGTGTCTGTGTGGAAGAAAAGAATTTATATTCCGTGTATGATTATATGGCTTTAGGAGATCTGGAGGAAAATCTCAGTAACAAGAACAAAGTTTTATCATGGGAAGTAAGGTTTGGAATAGCTCTTGGTATAGCTGAAGCTTTAAACTACTTGCACAATCAGTGTTCTCAACCTGTCATCCATAGAGATGTCAAATCTTCAAACATTCTACTCACCGAAGATTATAAACCAATG ATATCTGATTTCGGGCTTGCGATATGGGGACCTACAAATGCATCATTCATAACTCATACTGATGTAGTAGGAACATTCGGCTATCTGGCTCCAGAATATTTTATGTATGGGAAAGTTAGTGACAAGATAGATGTGTATTCTTTTGGCGTTGTTCTTCTAGAATTACTGTCTGGGAAAAAGGCAATTGTTTCTGAGTCTCCCAAGGGTCAAGAAAGCTTGGTGATGTGG GCAAAGCAAAAATTAGAAAGTGGAGATCTGATCAGCATATTGGACGATAACTTGGATAAAAATGTTGAGAAGGAACAAGTTCAAAGGTTAGCTCTGGCTGCAGTTCTCTGTCTCACAATATCAGCTCGGCTTCGTCCTAAAATGAGCCAG attctgaagatCTTAAGAGGGGAGAAAGATTTAGAATCTAGATCTGAAGTTCAAAATTATTCAGATGATCAGATAAATAACGATGATGAAGTTTATCCAGAGTCAAGTGTGGAGTCACATATAAGTCTTGCATTACTTGATGTTGATGAAGACTCAATCTCATTCAGCAGTACTGAACCAAGTAGCTGCCGGTCGCTGGAAGGATACTTAAAAGGAAGATGGAGTAGATCATTAAGCTTAGATTAG